Proteins co-encoded in one Micropterus dolomieu isolate WLL.071019.BEF.003 ecotype Adirondacks linkage group LG19, ASM2129224v1, whole genome shotgun sequence genomic window:
- the rab41 gene encoding ras-related protein Rab-41 isoform X5: MSTTTGGGEFGNPLRKFKLVFLGEQSVGKTSLITRFMYDSFDNTYQATIGIDFLSKTMYLEDRTVRLQLWDTAGQERFRSLIPSYIRDSTIAVVVYDITNLNSFQQTSKWIDDVRTERGSDVIIMLVGNKTDLADKRQITTEEGEQRAKELNVMFIETSAKTGYNVKQLFRRVAAALPGMDSTPEKSKEDMIDIKLEKQPEMTVTESSCSC; the protein is encoded by the exons atgtCAACTACGACCGGCGGCGGAGAGTTTGGCAACCCTCTACGAAAGTTCAAGCTCGTCTTTCTGGGTGAACAGAGTG TTGGGAAGACATCGCTCATCACCAGGTTTATGTATGACAGTTTCGACAACACTTACCAG GCAACAATTGGCATCGACTTTTTGTCAAAAACCATGTACCTAGAAGATCGCACG GTCCGGCTCCAGCTCTGGGACACTGCTGGACAGGAGCGTTTTCGTAGCCTAATTCCCAGCTACATCCGTGACTCTACCATTGCCGTGGTTGTTTATGACATCACCA ATCTTAATTCATTCCAGCAAACCTCAAAGTGGATTGATGATGTtagaacagagagaggaagtgatgtcattatCATGCTCGTTGGAAACAAAACAGACTTGGCGGATAAAAG ACAGATCACCACGGAGGAGGGCGAGCAGAGAGCTAAGGAACTGAATGTCATGTTCATTGAAACCAGCGCAAAGACTGGCTACAATGTCAAACAG CTGTTCCGTCGTGTTGCTGCTGCGTTGCCTGGGATGGATAGCACACCAGAGAAAAGCAAAGAGGACA TGATCGACATTAAACTGGAGAAACAGCCAGAGATGACTGTCACCGAGAGCAGCTGCTCATGCTAG
- the arr3b gene encoding arrestin 3b, retinal (X-arrestin): protein MSKVFKKTSGNGHITLYLGKRDFVDHVDAVEVVDGVVKVDPSGLNGRKVFVYLACAFRYGNDELDVIGLSFRRDIWIQRIQVYPPTGENATISPLQESLLKKTGDQGYPFSFQMPTDLPCSVSLQPGPNDSGKACGVDFEVKGYIANTPISADEVIEKKDTCRLMIRKIQFAPANNKAGPKADITRQFLMTDKPVHLEASLEKEIYYHGDPISVMVKINNETTKIVKKIKVSVEQRTNVVLYSSDCYVKVVCSKEFGETVNANSTFEKSFQITPLLSNNKEKRGLSLDGQLKDEDTHLASTTLSKGGKEMQGILVSYQVKVNLMISSGGLLGGIMGSDVNVELPLTLMSPKPAGQTSQLIPWKVETTSEDHLLDKEYRTKRNST from the exons ATGTCCAA ggTATTTAAGAAGACCAGCGGCAATGGACAT ATTACACTGTACTTGGGGAAGAGAGACTTTGTGGACCATGTGGATGCAGTGGAAGTAGTTG ATGGTGTTGTTAAAGTGGACCCTTCTGGTCTTAATGGCAGAAAAG TATTTGTCTACCTTGCTTGTGCCTTCCGCTATGGCAACGATGAGTTGGACGTTATTGGGCTGTCCTTCAGGAGAGACATATGGATCCAGCGCATCCAGGTGTATCCACCAACAGGTGAAAATGCAACCATATCACCACTGCAAGAATCCCTCCTGAAGAAAACTGGAGACCAAGGATATCCTTTTTCCTTCCAG ATGCCAACAGATCTCCCATGCTCAGTCTCCTTACAGCCTGGGCCAAATGATTCTGGCAAG GCTTGTGGTGTGGACTTTGAGGTTAAAGGATACATTGCCAACACACCCATCAGTGCAGATGAAGTCATTGAAAAGAA GGACACATGTCGTCTGATGATTCGCAAAATACAATTTGCACCAGCTAACAACAAGGCTGGGCCCAAGGCAGATATAACCAGGCAGTTTTTGATGACTGACAAACCTGTTCACTTGGAGGCCTCCCTTGAAAAAGAG atttattaccACGGAGATCCAATCAGTGTCATGGTAAAAATCAACAACGAAACCACCAAGATTGTTAAGAAAATCAAAGTCTCAG ttgAGCAGAGAACAAATGTGGTGCTCTACTCATCTGACTGTTACGTTAAGGTAGTCTGCTCTAAGGAGTTTGG GGAGACAGTAAACGCCAACTCTACATTTGAGAAGTCCTTCCAAATAACCCCCCTGCTGTccaacaacaaagaaaagcgGGGTCTTTCACTGGATGGACAGCTAAAAGATGAGGACACACACCTAGCATCCACTACCCT GAGTAAAGGAGGAAAGGAGATGCAGGGAATACTTGTCTCCTATCAAGTTAAGGTTAATTTAATGATTTCCAGTGGAGG CCTGCTAGGTGGCATAATGGGAAG tgatGTCAATGTGGAGCTTCCTCTGACTCTGATGTCCCCAAAACCTGCAg GACAGACATCTCAATTGATTCCATGGAAAGTTGAGACAACCAGTGAAGATCACCTCTTGGACAAAGAATACAGAACAAAAAGGAACTCAACATGA
- the rab41 gene encoding ras-related protein Rab-41 isoform X4 has translation MYDSFDNTYQATIGIDFLSKTMYLEDRTIRLQLWDTAGQERFRSLIPSYIRDSAAAVVVYDIANLNSFQQTSKWIDDVRTERGSDVIIMLVGNKTDLADKRQVSVEAAERKARELNVMYIETSAKAGYNVKQLFRRVAAALPGMDSTPEKSKEDMIDIKLEKQPEMTVTESSCSC, from the exons ATGTATGACAGTTTCGACAACACTTACCAG GCAACAATTGGCATCGACTTTTTGTCAAAAACCATGTACCTAGAAGATCGCACG ATTCGGCTGCAGCTCTGGGATACAGCCGGACAGGAGCGTTTCCGCAGCCTCATCCCCAGTTACATCCGCGACTCAGCCGCTGCTGTGGTGGTTTATGACATAGCCA ATCTTAATTCATTCCAGCAAACCTCAAAGTGGATTGATGATGTtagaacagagagaggaagtgatgtcattatCATGCTCGTTGGAAACAAAACAGACTTGGCGGATAAAAG GCAAGTTTCTGTTGAGGCCGCAGAGAGGAAAGCTCGTGAACTCAATGTGATGTACATAGAGACCAGTGCCAAGGCTGGCTATAACGTCAAACAG CTGTTCCGTCGTGTTGCTGCTGCGTTGCCTGGGATGGATAGCACACCAGAGAAAAGCAAAGAGGACA TGATCGACATTAAACTGGAGAAACAGCCAGAGATGACTGTCACCGAGAGCAGCTGCTCATGCTAG
- the rab41 gene encoding ras-related protein Rab-41 isoform X1, producing MSTTTGGGEFGNPLRKFKLVFLGEQSVGKTSLITRFMYDSFDNTYQATIGIDFLSKTMYLEDRTVRLQLWDTAGQERFRSLIPSYIRDSTIAVVVYDITNLNSFQQTSKWIDDVRTERGSDVIIMLVGNKTDLADKRQVSVEAAERKARELNVMYIETSAKAGYNVKQLFRRVAAALPGMDSTPEKSKEDMIDIKLEKQPEMTVTESSCSC from the exons atgtCAACTACGACCGGCGGCGGAGAGTTTGGCAACCCTCTACGAAAGTTCAAGCTCGTCTTTCTGGGTGAACAGAGTG TTGGGAAGACATCGCTCATCACCAGGTTTATGTATGACAGTTTCGACAACACTTACCAG GCAACAATTGGCATCGACTTTTTGTCAAAAACCATGTACCTAGAAGATCGCACG GTCCGGCTCCAGCTCTGGGACACTGCTGGACAGGAGCGTTTTCGTAGCCTAATTCCCAGCTACATCCGTGACTCTACCATTGCCGTGGTTGTTTATGACATCACCA ATCTTAATTCATTCCAGCAAACCTCAAAGTGGATTGATGATGTtagaacagagagaggaagtgatgtcattatCATGCTCGTTGGAAACAAAACAGACTTGGCGGATAAAAG GCAAGTTTCTGTTGAGGCCGCAGAGAGGAAAGCTCGTGAACTCAATGTGATGTACATAGAGACCAGTGCCAAGGCTGGCTATAACGTCAAACAG CTGTTCCGTCGTGTTGCTGCTGCGTTGCCTGGGATGGATAGCACACCAGAGAAAAGCAAAGAGGACA TGATCGACATTAAACTGGAGAAACAGCCAGAGATGACTGTCACCGAGAGCAGCTGCTCATGCTAG
- the rab41 gene encoding ras-related protein Rab-41 isoform X2, giving the protein MSTTTGGGEFGNPLRKFKLVFLGEQSVGKTSLITRFMYDSFDNTYQATIGIDFLSKTMYLEDRTIRLQLWDTAGQERFRSLIPSYIRDSAAAVVVYDIANLNSFQQTSKWIDDVRTERGSDVIIMLVGNKTDLADKRQVSVEAAERKARELNVMYIETSAKAGYNVKQLFRRVAAALPGMDSTPEKSKEDMIDIKLEKQPEMTVTESSCSC; this is encoded by the exons atgtCAACTACGACCGGCGGCGGAGAGTTTGGCAACCCTCTACGAAAGTTCAAGCTCGTCTTTCTGGGTGAACAGAGTG TTGGGAAGACATCGCTCATCACCAGGTTTATGTATGACAGTTTCGACAACACTTACCAG GCAACAATTGGCATCGACTTTTTGTCAAAAACCATGTACCTAGAAGATCGCACG ATTCGGCTGCAGCTCTGGGATACAGCCGGACAGGAGCGTTTCCGCAGCCTCATCCCCAGTTACATCCGCGACTCAGCCGCTGCTGTGGTGGTTTATGACATAGCCA ATCTTAATTCATTCCAGCAAACCTCAAAGTGGATTGATGATGTtagaacagagagaggaagtgatgtcattatCATGCTCGTTGGAAACAAAACAGACTTGGCGGATAAAAG GCAAGTTTCTGTTGAGGCCGCAGAGAGGAAAGCTCGTGAACTCAATGTGATGTACATAGAGACCAGTGCCAAGGCTGGCTATAACGTCAAACAG CTGTTCCGTCGTGTTGCTGCTGCGTTGCCTGGGATGGATAGCACACCAGAGAAAAGCAAAGAGGACA TGATCGACATTAAACTGGAGAAACAGCCAGAGATGACTGTCACCGAGAGCAGCTGCTCATGCTAG
- the rab41 gene encoding ras-related protein Rab-41 isoform X3 translates to MYDSFDNTYQATIGIDFLSKTMYLEDRTVRLQLWDTAGQERFRSLIPSYIRDSTIAVVVYDITNLNSFQQTSKWIDDVRTERGSDVIIMLVGNKTDLADKRQVSVEAAERKARELNVMYIETSAKAGYNVKQLFRRVAAALPGMDSTPEKSKEDMIDIKLEKQPEMTVTESSCSC, encoded by the exons ATGTATGACAGTTTCGACAACACTTACCAG GCAACAATTGGCATCGACTTTTTGTCAAAAACCATGTACCTAGAAGATCGCACG GTCCGGCTCCAGCTCTGGGACACTGCTGGACAGGAGCGTTTTCGTAGCCTAATTCCCAGCTACATCCGTGACTCTACCATTGCCGTGGTTGTTTATGACATCACCA ATCTTAATTCATTCCAGCAAACCTCAAAGTGGATTGATGATGTtagaacagagagaggaagtgatgtcattatCATGCTCGTTGGAAACAAAACAGACTTGGCGGATAAAAG GCAAGTTTCTGTTGAGGCCGCAGAGAGGAAAGCTCGTGAACTCAATGTGATGTACATAGAGACCAGTGCCAAGGCTGGCTATAACGTCAAACAG CTGTTCCGTCGTGTTGCTGCTGCGTTGCCTGGGATGGATAGCACACCAGAGAAAAGCAAAGAGGACA TGATCGACATTAAACTGGAGAAACAGCCAGAGATGACTGTCACCGAGAGCAGCTGCTCATGCTAG